Proteins from a single region of Chthoniobacterales bacterium:
- a CDS encoding sodium/solute symporter (Members of the Solute:Sodium Symporter (SSS), TC 2.A.21 as described in tcdb.org, catalyze solute:Na+ symport. Known solutes for members of the family include sugars, amino acids, nucleosides, inositols, vitamins, urea or anions, depending on the system.), translating into MSTLDIVLFVVAVVGVIALGIYQGNKEDSNAAESGGASGYFLAGRGLTWWLVGFSLIAANISTEQFVGMSGAAADWLGLAIASYEWMAAITLVVVAFVFLPKLLRCGIYTIPEFLEYRYGAFSRLVMALATLVILVGVPTASVIYSGAKVVSVFFQGHSLLGLDFGSITVGCWVIGIAAAVYVLVGGLKACAWTDLVWGASLIAGGAVVMWLAFSALEKADPNQLIATKVATSSATVEDLAKAGGWERFTLLNGGHDGESKALPGENLSGGKLHMIRPNSDPSIPWTALLIGLWIPNFFYWGLNQYIVQRTLGSRSLAEGQKGIVFAAALKLIIPFIVVIPGILCFNLYQEDLRTEASRKNELALAGLGSGSRIVYPFAENFALTNPEKAMKVLEHNATVVGREVPAAGTPAALVQANNEFLAAAAAAANIETGSKLIGYDYDAAFPVLLRQLLQPGLSWFVLASIFGAVVSSLASMLNSAATIATMDLYHKVHKNASQDALVRSGRIFTLLFVLIACLIAPSLADPAFGGIFNFIQEFQGFISPGILAVYLFGFLIPRAPRYLGWLGILLNAVLYGSLKWFLAPEMAFLNRMALCFGVVILVLGTITMLRPLAKPVELPTTDLVELKSSKTAKVLGLAVVVATLCLYAIFW; encoded by the coding sequence ATGAGCACGCTCGACATTGTGCTTTTTGTTGTCGCTGTCGTCGGCGTGATCGCCCTCGGCATTTACCAAGGCAACAAGGAAGACTCCAACGCCGCCGAGAGCGGCGGAGCCTCCGGCTATTTTCTTGCCGGGCGCGGCCTGACCTGGTGGCTGGTGGGCTTCTCGCTGATCGCCGCCAACATTTCCACCGAACAGTTCGTGGGAATGTCGGGCGCGGCAGCCGATTGGCTCGGCTTGGCGATCGCTTCCTACGAATGGATGGCGGCGATCACGCTCGTGGTGGTGGCGTTCGTTTTTCTTCCGAAGCTGCTTCGTTGCGGCATCTACACCATCCCGGAATTCCTCGAGTATCGTTACGGGGCGTTTTCGCGGCTGGTCATGGCCCTGGCCACACTGGTGATTCTGGTCGGCGTGCCGACCGCCTCGGTGATTTACTCGGGTGCCAAAGTGGTCTCGGTATTCTTCCAGGGCCACAGTCTGCTGGGGCTCGATTTCGGCTCGATCACGGTCGGGTGCTGGGTGATCGGGATCGCGGCCGCGGTCTATGTGCTGGTCGGCGGACTCAAGGCTTGTGCCTGGACCGACCTTGTCTGGGGCGCCTCGCTCATCGCCGGTGGTGCCGTGGTGATGTGGCTGGCCTTCAGCGCGCTCGAGAAAGCCGACCCCAACCAACTCATCGCCACCAAGGTCGCCACCTCCAGCGCCACGGTCGAGGACCTCGCCAAAGCCGGCGGATGGGAGCGCTTCACCCTGCTCAACGGCGGCCACGATGGGGAGTCGAAGGCGTTGCCCGGCGAAAACCTCAGCGGCGGCAAGCTCCACATGATCCGGCCCAACAGCGACCCGAGCATTCCGTGGACGGCACTGCTCATCGGACTTTGGATTCCGAACTTTTTCTATTGGGGACTCAATCAATACATCGTCCAACGGACATTGGGTTCCCGCTCGCTCGCCGAGGGGCAGAAGGGCATCGTATTCGCCGCCGCGCTCAAGCTGATCATTCCCTTCATCGTGGTGATTCCGGGGATACTCTGCTTCAACCTTTACCAGGAGGATCTCCGCACCGAGGCCTCCCGCAAAAACGAACTGGCCCTCGCCGGGCTCGGATCCGGATCCCGCATTGTTTACCCGTTTGCCGAAAACTTCGCCCTGACCAACCCCGAGAAGGCGATGAAGGTGCTGGAGCACAACGCGACCGTGGTTGGCCGCGAAGTTCCCGCCGCGGGAACTCCCGCCGCCTTGGTGCAAGCGAACAACGAGTTCCTGGCGGCGGCCGCGGCGGCCGCGAATATCGAGACCGGCTCGAAGCTCATCGGGTATGATTATGACGCAGCCTTCCCCGTCCTGCTGCGACAACTCCTCCAGCCCGGCCTGAGCTGGTTCGTGCTCGCCTCGATTTTTGGCGCCGTCGTTTCCTCGCTGGCTTCGATGCTCAACTCCGCCGCCACGATCGCGACGATGGATCTCTACCACAAGGTCCACAAGAACGCCTCGCAGGATGCGTTGGTCCGATCGGGCCGCATCTTCACGCTCCTCTTCGTTCTCATCGCCTGCCTGATCGCCCCGAGCCTGGCCGACCCCGCCTTCGGCGGCATCTTCAACTTCATCCAGGAATTCCAAGGCTTCATCAGCCCGGGAATTCTCGCCGTCTATCTCTTCGGGTTCCTCATCCCGCGCGCCCCGCGCTACCTCGGCTGGCTGGGGATCTTGCTCAATGCCGTGTTGTATGGCTCGCTGAAATGGTTTCTCGCCCCCGAGATGGCGTTTCTCAACCGCATGGCGCTCTGTTTCGGCGTGGTGATTCTCGTGCTCGGAACCATCACCATGCTGCGGCCGCTGGCCAAGCCGGTGGAACTCCCGACCACCGATCTGGTCGAGCTGAAGTCGTCCAAGACCGCCAAGGTGCTCGGGCTCGCCGTGGTCGTCGCCACCCTATGCCTCTACGCGATCTTCTGGTAA
- a CDS encoding galactose mutarotase, protein MSQAAEKKSFSDIREFTLENKSGMKVRITNYGAIITSVLVPDRDGKLADVVLGYDRLGDYLNANDKPYFGAIVGRYGNRIAKGRFSRDGVEYKLATNNGENHLHGGYCGYDKRVWEVVSEGNPLVLRYVSRDGEEGYPGEVDLTVTYTLTGNNEIKVDYKATSTKPTPFNPTQHSYFNLKGEGEGTILDHVLTINADRYTPVDKGAIPTGELAPVEGTPFDFRNAKTVGRDIGAKHQQIEFGRGYDHNWVLNRKSDGLEPAATLFEPASGRVLEVLTTEPGIQFYSGNFLDGSLVGKAGKPYVHRGGLCLETQHFPDSPNQPNFPSTWLEPGQEFRSSTVFRFSTRE, encoded by the coding sequence ATGAGCCAAGCCGCGGAAAAAAAATCCTTCAGCGACATCCGAGAGTTCACGCTCGAGAACAAGTCGGGCATGAAAGTCCGGATCACCAATTACGGGGCGATCATCACCTCGGTGCTGGTGCCCGACCGCGATGGAAAATTGGCCGACGTCGTCCTCGGCTACGACCGGCTGGGCGATTACCTCAACGCCAACGACAAGCCCTACTTCGGCGCCATCGTCGGCCGCTACGGCAACCGCATCGCCAAGGGCCGCTTCTCCCGCGACGGCGTCGAATACAAGCTGGCGACCAACAATGGCGAGAACCACCTCCACGGCGGATACTGCGGTTATGACAAACGCGTCTGGGAGGTCGTCTCCGAGGGCAACCCGCTTGTGCTCCGTTATGTGTCGCGCGATGGCGAGGAAGGCTACCCGGGCGAGGTGGACCTCACCGTCACCTACACGCTCACCGGGAACAACGAGATCAAGGTCGATTACAAGGCCACGAGCACCAAGCCGACCCCGTTCAACCCGACGCAGCACTCCTATTTCAACCTGAAAGGCGAAGGCGAGGGCACGATCCTCGACCATGTGCTCACGATCAACGCCGATCGCTACACCCCCGTTGACAAGGGCGCGATCCCTACCGGCGAACTCGCCCCGGTGGAAGGAACACCGTTCGACTTCCGCAACGCGAAAACGGTCGGCCGCGATATCGGCGCAAAGCACCAGCAGATCGAGTTCGGCCGCGGCTACGATCACAATTGGGTGCTCAACCGCAAGTCCGACGGCTTGGAGCCGGCCGCCACCCTCTTCGAACCGGCCAGCGGCCGCGTCCTCGAGGTGCTCACCACCGAACCCGGCATCCAATTTTACAGCGGCAACTTCCTCGACGGCAGCTTGGTCGGCAAAGCCGGCAAACCGTATGTCCACCGCGGCGGCCTTTGTTTGGAGACCCAGCATTTCCCGGACTCCCCGAACCAGCCGAACTTCCCTTCGACCTGGCTCGAGCCGGGCCAAGAATTCCGCAGTTCGACCGTCTTCCGGTTCTCGACCCGGGAATAG
- a CDS encoding sodium:solute symporter produces MNFLPTLDWLIIVVYFAVTLIAGLWMTKRASSNLDEYFLAGRSLPWWLLGIAGMTAWFDMTGTMVITSFLYMLGPRGLFVEFRGGAVLVLPFLLCFLAKWHRRSGCMTSAEWNTFRFGTGGGANAARVISAIVTVLAGIAMLAYLVRGTTLFLGLFVPFDPLWSTLVLIGFTTLYTALAGFYGVVLADLVQGVIILISCVVVAWFAWAKVASGEALAETARQVTGVSEWSATLPAWHVPMPEGYDAYELLILVAGFYLLRNVIGGLGQGAEPRFFAARNDRECGLQCLLQGVTVAFRWPMMMAFAILGIYLVASSLPSPDKVRTLAAELRAAHPDATQANWNAVTAALSATPDNELPPGLGTSLNAGLGKEWRSLVPVIGWNGDVNPEMILPAVIRDVLPTGLRGLLIVALLAALMSTFTSLTNTTGGLVVRDLYQHLLRPAASDRELIMASYLSSVLIVVCGVVIGAFAKNINDLWGWIVMSLTAGAIGPSLLRLYWWRMNGWGIAGGLAAGTAGSIIQRALAPDMNEWNQFLLMTAISFAGSIALSLATRPTPMPVLETFYRRTRPFGWWKPLHHVLPAEEKASMDRENFWDIVSVPLAMTAQVTLFLLPMQLLVKNYTAFFGTLPVFLLCAIALYFTWYRRLPPNTAEQAS; encoded by the coding sequence ATGAATTTCCTGCCCACCCTCGATTGGCTGATCATCGTCGTTTACTTTGCCGTCACGCTCATCGCCGGGTTGTGGATGACCAAGCGCGCGTCGTCTAACCTAGATGAATATTTTCTGGCCGGGCGCTCGCTGCCGTGGTGGCTGCTCGGGATCGCGGGCATGACGGCGTGGTTCGACATGACGGGTACGATGGTGATCACGTCGTTCCTTTACATGCTGGGACCGCGCGGCCTTTTCGTGGAGTTCCGCGGCGGTGCGGTGCTCGTGCTGCCTTTCCTGCTCTGCTTCCTCGCCAAATGGCACCGACGCTCGGGTTGCATGACGTCCGCGGAGTGGAACACGTTCCGCTTCGGCACGGGCGGCGGAGCGAATGCTGCGCGCGTCATTTCGGCGATCGTCACCGTGCTGGCCGGCATCGCGATGCTCGCGTATCTGGTGCGCGGCACCACTCTTTTTCTCGGTCTCTTCGTTCCCTTCGATCCGCTTTGGAGCACGCTCGTCCTTATCGGGTTCACCACGCTCTACACCGCACTGGCCGGATTTTACGGGGTCGTGCTGGCCGACCTTGTGCAGGGCGTGATCATCCTCATCTCGTGCGTGGTGGTGGCATGGTTCGCCTGGGCGAAGGTTGCGAGCGGCGAAGCGCTCGCGGAGACCGCGCGTCAGGTGACCGGGGTGAGCGAATGGAGCGCCACCCTCCCGGCCTGGCATGTGCCCATGCCGGAGGGCTACGACGCCTACGAACTCCTCATCCTCGTGGCGGGATTCTATCTGCTCCGCAATGTCATAGGAGGCTTGGGACAGGGAGCCGAACCGCGTTTCTTCGCCGCGCGCAACGACCGCGAGTGCGGACTGCAATGCCTCCTGCAAGGGGTCACTGTCGCCTTCCGCTGGCCGATGATGATGGCTTTCGCCATCCTCGGCATTTATCTGGTGGCCTCCTCACTGCCCTCCCCCGACAAGGTGCGGACACTGGCCGCGGAGCTTCGCGCCGCCCATCCGGACGCCACGCAGGCCAATTGGAACGCGGTGACGGCCGCACTTTCCGCGACTCCGGACAACGAACTTCCGCCCGGACTCGGGACATCGCTCAACGCCGGCCTGGGAAAAGAGTGGCGCTCGCTGGTTCCCGTCATCGGCTGGAACGGCGACGTGAACCCGGAAATGATCCTGCCGGCCGTAATCCGCGACGTGCTGCCCACCGGCCTGCGCGGCTTGCTTATTGTCGCGCTCCTGGCCGCCCTCATGTCCACCTTCACCTCGCTCACGAACACGACCGGCGGCCTCGTGGTGCGGGATCTCTACCAACATCTGCTGCGGCCCGCGGCCTCCGACCGCGAACTCATCATGGCCTCGTATCTCAGCTCGGTCCTCATCGTTGTTTGCGGGGTGGTGATCGGGGCCTTCGCCAAAAACATCAACGACTTGTGGGGCTGGATCGTCATGAGCCTCACCGCGGGGGCGATCGGCCCCTCGCTGCTGCGCCTTTACTGGTGGCGGATGAACGGTTGGGGCATCGCGGGAGGACTGGCCGCCGGCACGGCCGGATCGATCATCCAGCGCGCGCTTGCTCCGGACATGAACGAATGGAACCAGTTCCTCTTGATGACCGCGATTTCCTTTGCCGGCAGCATCGCCCTGTCCCTGGCTACACGACCAACACCGATGCCGGTGCTCGAAACTTTCTACCGCCGCACCCGCCCCTTCGGTTGGTGGAAACCGCTGCACCACGTGCTTCCCGCGGAAGAAAAGGCGTCCATGGATCGCGAGAATTTCTGGGACATCGTTTCCGTGCCCCTCGCGATGACGGCCCAAGTGACGCTCTTCCTCCTCCCCATGCAACTGCTGGTGAAAAACTATACGGCTTTCTTCGGGACCCTGCCGGTATTCCTGCTCTGCGCCATCGCGCTTTACTTTACCTGGTATCGCCGGCTGCCGCCAAACACCGCGGAACAAGCTTCCTGA